A part of Micromonospora chersina genomic DNA contains:
- the eccB gene encoding type VII secretion protein EccB, whose protein sequence is MRTRRDQVQAYRFVTRRIVSALLSGDPETNDLPMRRLGMAVFGSVIAAAVVLGGAGAYGQFTSNSAPLEPNTLVIERETGATYVFGDDKVLHPTLNYASARLILNDAGAPVRTMSQASIKDRPRGRAVGIVGAPDDLPDRKSLVGLPWSVCDVPDPNDPQRSTTRLVIDRPLPGGTPLTDRAVLVKVNDARYLLTGGSRLRVVGDEQALVALKMAGAATLTVGQQLLNAVPVGPALRKPTIDGDGGPSGLTVGDRPARVGQVYRAAGQYYVLAKQGLVAIGEVTALLLLGGGGQVTDITPDQAGQLLTDQRLEAEGLPVRLPTLHEVRAGRTVLCATYRSGPAGQPTTTLEVFDQPPAELTAATGVPARQSARDAVRTAESVLLPGGKGVLVQATAGETGKPAAGSTVYLITAQGVRFPLGTASGDAKSALGYGDVTPLAVPASLLALVPTGPTLEREDAMTYFDPGATPGGGATAGPGEDAAPAQGG, encoded by the coding sequence ATGCGGACCCGCCGCGATCAGGTGCAGGCGTACCGCTTCGTCACCCGCCGGATCGTCTCGGCGCTGCTCTCCGGCGACCCGGAGACCAACGACCTGCCGATGCGGCGCCTCGGCATGGCGGTGTTCGGCAGCGTCATCGCCGCCGCGGTCGTGCTCGGCGGCGCGGGCGCGTACGGGCAGTTCACCAGCAACTCCGCCCCGCTGGAGCCGAACACGCTGGTCATCGAGCGGGAGACCGGCGCCACCTACGTCTTCGGCGACGACAAGGTGCTGCACCCGACGCTCAACTACGCCTCGGCGCGGCTCATCCTCAACGACGCCGGCGCGCCGGTCCGCACGATGTCGCAGGCCTCGATCAAGGACCGGCCGCGCGGCCGGGCGGTGGGCATCGTGGGCGCCCCGGACGACCTGCCGGACCGGAAGTCGCTGGTCGGCCTCCCCTGGTCGGTGTGCGACGTCCCGGACCCGAACGACCCGCAGCGCTCCACCACCCGCCTGGTGATCGACCGGCCGCTGCCCGGGGGCACCCCGCTCACCGACCGGGCGGTCCTGGTCAAGGTGAACGACGCGCGCTACCTGCTCACCGGCGGTTCCCGGCTGCGGGTGGTCGGCGACGAGCAGGCGCTGGTGGCGTTGAAGATGGCCGGCGCGGCCACCCTCACGGTCGGGCAGCAGCTGCTCAACGCGGTGCCGGTCGGCCCGGCGCTGCGCAAGCCGACGATCGACGGGGACGGCGGCCCGAGCGGGCTGACCGTCGGCGACCGCCCGGCCCGGGTCGGCCAGGTCTACCGGGCCGCCGGCCAGTACTACGTGCTCGCCAAGCAGGGCCTGGTGGCGATCGGGGAGGTCACCGCACTGCTGCTGCTGGGCGGCGGCGGCCAGGTCACCGACATCACGCCGGACCAGGCCGGCCAGCTCCTCACCGACCAGCGGCTGGAGGCCGAGGGGCTGCCGGTCCGGCTGCCCACCCTGCACGAGGTCCGCGCGGGGCGGACGGTGCTCTGCGCCACGTACCGCTCCGGCCCGGCCGGCCAGCCGACCACCACCCTGGAGGTCTTCGACCAGCCGCCGGCCGAGTTGACCGCGGCGACCGGGGTGCCCGCGCGGCAGAGCGCCCGGGACGCGGTCCGGACCGCCGAGAGCGTGCTGCTGCCCGGCGGCAAGGGCGTGCTGGTGCAGGCCACCGCCGGGGAGACCGGCAAGCCGGCGGCCGGCTCCACGGTCTACCTGATCACCGCCCAGGGGGTCCGATTCCCGCTCGGCACCGCCTCCGGCGACGCGAAGAGCGCCCTCGGCTACGGCGACGTGACCCCGCTCGCGGTGCCCGCGTCCCTCCTCGCGCTGGTGCCGACCGGTCCGACCCTGGAGCGCGAGGACGCGATGACGTACTTCGATCCGGGCGCCACGCCCGGCGGCGGTGCGACGGCCGGCCCGGGCGAGGACGCGGCCCCCGCCCAGGGCGGGTGA
- the eccD gene encoding type VII secretion integral membrane protein EccD: MATKTATGGLSRITIVAPRTRMDLALPSDVPLADLLPTLLRYAGEDLADEGVRHGGWSLSRLGGQPLDGGRTAAQLGVRDGEVLYFNPRAAAAPEIVFDDVVDAVATATNQRAGAWQVGTTRAFSVLFAGAALAAGAAATLLAGPPQLPGALAALVVAIALLVSAAVLSRAVGDSRTGAVLATGGLGYAAIGGLLVLAGDRGLTELASPHVLLAATAVVLFGAVAALAVGDRLPLFLGAVGVGVAVGFGAALCLAFGIGAAAAAAVVATVAFGALPALPMISYRLARLPVPSIPTGPDDLKSDTESVDGPQVLRNSERADAFLTGLLWTVSLLVLGGELVLAGNGRLPAVLLCLVLALLALLRARPFLGRGQRTPVLLAGTVGLGLAAAATFGAGSLAVRLGLILGGLLVVTVISLIYGLTVAGKRISPVWGRTLDIVEILLIVALVPLAVWVCGLYGWIVNLRP; this comes from the coding sequence GTGGCGACGAAGACGGCGACCGGCGGGCTGAGCCGGATCACCATCGTGGCGCCGCGGACCAGGATGGATCTGGCGCTGCCGTCCGACGTGCCGCTGGCCGACCTGTTGCCGACGCTGCTGCGCTACGCCGGCGAGGACCTCGCCGACGAGGGCGTGCGGCACGGCGGCTGGAGCCTGTCGCGGCTGGGCGGGCAGCCGCTCGACGGCGGCCGCACCGCAGCGCAGCTCGGCGTCCGCGACGGCGAGGTGCTCTACTTCAACCCGCGCGCCGCCGCCGCACCCGAGATCGTCTTCGACGACGTGGTGGACGCCGTCGCCACGGCGACCAACCAGCGGGCCGGCGCCTGGCAGGTCGGCACCACGCGGGCCTTCTCGGTGCTGTTCGCCGGGGCGGCGCTGGCGGCCGGCGCGGCGGCCACGCTGCTCGCCGGGCCGCCGCAGCTGCCCGGCGCGCTCGCCGCACTGGTGGTCGCGATCGCGCTGCTGGTCAGCGCCGCGGTGCTCTCCCGGGCCGTCGGCGACAGCCGGACCGGTGCGGTGCTCGCCACGGGTGGCCTCGGCTACGCCGCGATCGGCGGCCTGCTGGTGCTCGCCGGTGACCGCGGGCTCACCGAGCTGGCCAGCCCGCACGTGCTGCTGGCGGCCACCGCGGTGGTGCTGTTCGGCGCGGTCGCCGCGCTGGCCGTCGGGGACCGGCTGCCGCTGTTCCTCGGCGCCGTCGGTGTGGGTGTGGCGGTCGGTTTCGGCGCGGCGCTCTGCCTGGCCTTCGGCATCGGCGCGGCGGCCGCCGCGGCCGTGGTGGCGACCGTGGCGTTCGGCGCGCTGCCGGCGCTGCCGATGATCTCCTACCGCCTGGCCCGGCTGCCGGTGCCGTCGATCCCGACCGGCCCGGACGACCTCAAGAGCGACACCGAGTCGGTGGACGGGCCGCAGGTGCTGCGCAACAGCGAGCGCGCCGACGCGTTCCTCACCGGTCTGCTGTGGACGGTGTCGCTGCTGGTGCTCGGCGGCGAGCTGGTGCTCGCCGGCAATGGCCGGCTGCCGGCGGTGCTGCTCTGCCTCGTGCTGGCCCTCCTCGCGCTGCTGCGGGCCCGGCCGTTCCTCGGCCGCGGCCAGCGCACCCCGGTGCTCCTGGCCGGCACGGTGGGCCTCGGGCTGGCCGCCGCCGCCACCTTCGGCGCGGGCTCGCTCGCGGTGCGGCTCGGGCTGATCCTGGGCGGCCTGCTGGTGGTGACCGTGATCAGCCTGATCTACGGGCTCACCGTGGCGGGCAAGCGGATCTCGCCGGTCTGGGGCCGCACCCTGGACATCGTCGAGATCCTGCTGATCGTCGCCCTGGTGCCGCTGGCCGTCTGGGTCTGCGGCCTCTACGGCTGGATCGTCAACCTTCGACCGTGA
- a CDS encoding C39 family peptidase, producing MNSIFRKSMLSVAGLVMCGGTVLGPAVAAQAAPSAALKGKGERSAGYEYEAQPNFFYCGPASTRIALSAEGKEVSQDELAAKLGTTENGTDSALDITRVLNEYTGGKYKTTEIRDDVATKEQVERLRADVKAAVDQGRPVVANILGGALDIDGVEHSYPGHYLTVVEYKDDGNTVLIADPASPNEPTYWMDVTELANWIAGRGYSS from the coding sequence ATGAACTCGATCTTCCGTAAGAGCATGCTGTCCGTCGCCGGCCTGGTGATGTGCGGCGGCACCGTCCTCGGCCCGGCTGTCGCCGCGCAGGCCGCGCCGTCGGCCGCCCTGAAGGGCAAGGGCGAGCGCAGCGCCGGCTACGAGTACGAGGCGCAGCCGAACTTCTTCTACTGCGGCCCGGCCTCGACCCGTATCGCCCTGTCGGCCGAGGGCAAGGAGGTCAGCCAGGACGAGCTGGCCGCCAAGCTGGGCACCACCGAGAACGGCACCGACTCGGCCCTCGACATCACCCGGGTGCTCAACGAGTACACCGGTGGCAAGTACAAGACCACCGAGATCCGGGACGACGTGGCCACCAAGGAGCAGGTCGAGCGCCTGCGGGCGGACGTCAAGGCCGCCGTGGACCAGGGCCGGCCGGTCGTCGCCAACATCCTGGGCGGCGCGCTGGACATCGACGGTGTCGAGCACAGCTACCCCGGTCACTACCTGACCGTGGTGGAGTACAAGGACGACGGCAACACGGTGCTGATCGCCGACCCGGCCAGCCCGAACGAGCCGACGTACTGGATGGACGTGACCGAGCTGGCCAACTGGATCGCCGGCCGCGGTTACAGCTCCTGA
- the eccCa gene encoding type VII secretion protein EccCa has translation MSTVVFRRLPRQPGPALPRGEVLLESPPELPEPQAKGMGQVLMILPMLCGVGAMAFLYAGRGGGMMTYVAGGLFGVSMLGMAVGTLGNGGNDKAELNAQRRDYMRYLAQMRKRTRRAAEQQRAAMTWRHPEPDALWSVAASRRLWERRITEDDFGEARIALGPQRLAVEIVPPETKPVEDLEPMSAIALRRFVRAHSSVPDLPTALSLRAFSRVALRGDREPVLDLARAALGQLVTFHAPDDLLVAVVAAPDRQPVWDWVKWLPHAQHPGRTDAAGARRMVFASLAEAEAALANELGGRPRFAPEAKPLTTAPHVVVVLDGGEVSSTCALMGPGLLGATVIDLSGAVPRDAGRWLLCLDAGDGSGLDLVRGTTNSRLGRPDRLSMAAAEGLARQIAPYRLSQQQGASTEEPLARSMELPDLLGVGDAATVDTQQTWRPRSHRDRLRIPLGVGPDGNVVELDFKESAHEGMGPHGLVIGATGSGKSELLRTVVAALAVTHSSEELNFVLVDFKGGATFASLDALPHTSAVITNLSDELPLVDRMRDALAGEMNRRQEVLRAAGNYVSRYDYEKARAAGEPLEPMPSLLIICDEFSELLAAKPDFIDLFVMIGRLGRSLGVHLLLASQRLEEGKLRGLDTHLSYRIGLRTFSAVESRIVLGVPDAYELPSAPGHGYLKTDTATMLRFRAAYVSGPYRAPGQVQRSVRAQVQRRIVPYGIDYVPAPALPSPAETAPEPEQSGDGKAVAMLDVLIDRLKGQGRPAHQVWLPPLAEPSGLAELLPPLKVHPTFGLTTADWPGRGRLTVPVGIVDRPYEQRRDPMMVDLSGAGGNVVIVGASLSGKSTMLRTMLAALALTHTPREVQFFCLDFGGGALRSLDGLPHTSGVAGRRDVEAVRRTVAEVVAVIDERENRFTQHGIDSVASYRRRRAAGEFADDPFGDVFLVVDGWNTLRQEYEELEQTITNLANRGLGFGVHVVITAVRWAEIRINMRDLLGTKLELRLGDPAESEIDRRAAQNVPVGTPGRGLTRDKLHFLTGISRIDGKRDIEDLTEASVALAGHVAANWPGRPAPKVRLLPRKLAVGELAKVVDRSAPGIPIGVNESALAPVYLDLTTEPHLTVFGDSECGKTNLLRLIARGIAERYTPAEARLVIADYRRGLLGAVEGDHLLDYAPSNQVFSQGLGSIRSALQNRLPGPDVTTAQLRDRSWWKGPELYILVDDYDLVASGGNNPLSALHELLPQARDIGLHLIITRRVGGVARALYEPVLQRLRELDSPGLLMSGSREEGAVFGNLRPSPQPPGRGTLVRRRDGQQLIQTAWTEPA, from the coding sequence TTGAGCACGGTGGTGTTCCGCCGGCTTCCGCGTCAACCGGGACCCGCGCTGCCGCGCGGTGAGGTGCTGCTGGAGTCCCCTCCCGAGCTGCCGGAGCCGCAGGCCAAGGGCATGGGTCAGGTGCTGATGATCCTGCCGATGCTCTGCGGCGTCGGCGCGATGGCCTTCCTCTACGCGGGCCGCGGCGGCGGCATGATGACGTACGTGGCCGGTGGCCTGTTCGGCGTGTCCATGTTGGGCATGGCGGTCGGCACGCTCGGCAACGGCGGCAACGACAAGGCCGAGCTGAACGCCCAGCGGCGCGACTACATGCGCTACCTGGCCCAGATGCGCAAGCGCACCCGGCGGGCCGCCGAGCAGCAGCGCGCCGCGATGACCTGGCGGCACCCGGAGCCGGACGCGCTGTGGTCGGTCGCCGCCTCGCGCCGGCTGTGGGAGCGGCGGATCACCGAGGACGACTTCGGCGAGGCCCGGATCGCGCTCGGCCCGCAGCGGCTGGCCGTGGAGATCGTGCCGCCGGAGACCAAGCCGGTGGAGGACCTGGAGCCGATGAGCGCCATCGCGCTGCGCCGGTTCGTGCGGGCCCACTCCAGCGTGCCGGACCTGCCGACCGCGCTGTCGCTGCGCGCGTTCAGCCGGGTCGCGTTGCGCGGTGACCGGGAGCCGGTGCTCGACCTGGCCCGGGCCGCGCTGGGTCAGCTCGTCACCTTCCACGCCCCGGACGACCTCCTGGTGGCCGTGGTGGCCGCGCCGGACCGGCAGCCGGTGTGGGACTGGGTGAAGTGGCTGCCGCACGCCCAGCACCCGGGGCGTACGGACGCGGCGGGCGCGCGCCGGATGGTCTTCGCCAGCCTCGCCGAGGCGGAGGCGGCGCTCGCCAACGAGCTGGGCGGCCGGCCCCGGTTCGCCCCCGAGGCGAAGCCCCTCACCACCGCGCCGCACGTGGTGGTGGTGCTCGACGGCGGCGAGGTCTCGTCGACCTGCGCGCTCATGGGACCGGGCCTGCTGGGCGCCACCGTGATCGACCTCTCCGGCGCGGTGCCCCGCGACGCCGGCCGCTGGCTGCTCTGCCTGGACGCCGGCGACGGCAGCGGGCTGGACCTGGTCCGCGGCACGACCAACTCCCGGCTGGGCCGGCCGGACCGGCTGAGCATGGCGGCCGCCGAGGGGCTGGCCCGGCAGATCGCCCCCTACCGGCTGTCGCAGCAGCAGGGCGCCAGCACCGAGGAGCCGCTGGCCCGCAGCATGGAGCTGCCGGACCTGCTCGGCGTCGGCGACGCCGCCACAGTGGACACCCAGCAGACCTGGCGGCCGCGCAGCCACCGGGACCGGCTGCGCATCCCGCTCGGCGTCGGGCCGGACGGCAACGTGGTGGAGCTGGACTTCAAGGAGTCCGCGCACGAGGGCATGGGCCCGCACGGCCTGGTCATCGGCGCGACCGGTTCGGGCAAGAGCGAACTCCTGCGTACGGTGGTCGCGGCGCTGGCCGTGACCCACTCGTCCGAGGAGCTCAACTTCGTCCTTGTCGACTTCAAGGGTGGCGCCACCTTCGCCTCGCTGGACGCGTTGCCGCACACCAGCGCGGTCATCACCAACCTCTCCGACGAGCTGCCGCTCGTCGACCGCATGCGGGACGCCCTGGCCGGTGAGATGAACCGCCGCCAGGAGGTGCTGCGGGCGGCCGGCAACTACGTCTCGCGCTACGACTACGAGAAGGCCCGGGCCGCGGGCGAGCCGCTGGAGCCGATGCCCAGCCTGCTCATCATCTGTGACGAGTTCTCCGAGCTGCTCGCCGCGAAGCCGGACTTCATCGACCTCTTCGTGATGATCGGCCGGCTCGGCCGGTCGCTCGGCGTCCACCTGCTGCTGGCCTCGCAGCGGCTGGAGGAGGGGAAACTCCGGGGACTCGACACCCACCTGTCGTACCGGATCGGTCTGCGGACCTTCTCGGCGGTGGAGAGCCGGATCGTGCTCGGCGTGCCGGACGCGTACGAGCTGCCGAGCGCGCCCGGCCACGGCTACCTCAAGACCGACACCGCCACCATGCTCCGGTTCCGCGCCGCCTACGTCTCGGGCCCGTACCGGGCACCGGGGCAGGTGCAGCGCTCGGTCCGGGCGCAGGTGCAGCGCCGGATCGTCCCGTACGGCATCGACTACGTCCCGGCGCCGGCCCTGCCGAGCCCGGCCGAGACCGCGCCCGAGCCGGAGCAGAGCGGCGACGGCAAGGCGGTGGCCATGCTGGACGTGCTGATCGACCGCCTCAAGGGGCAGGGCCGCCCGGCGCACCAGGTCTGGCTGCCGCCGCTGGCCGAGCCGTCGGGCCTCGCCGAGCTGCTGCCGCCGCTGAAGGTGCACCCGACGTTCGGCCTCACCACCGCGGACTGGCCGGGGCGGGGTCGGCTCACCGTGCCGGTGGGCATCGTCGACCGCCCGTACGAGCAGCGCCGCGACCCCATGATGGTCGACCTCTCCGGCGCCGGCGGCAACGTGGTGATCGTCGGCGCCTCGCTGAGCGGCAAGAGCACCATGCTGCGCACGATGCTGGCCGCGCTGGCGCTCACCCACACCCCGCGCGAGGTGCAGTTCTTCTGCCTCGACTTCGGCGGTGGCGCGCTGCGCAGCCTGGACGGGCTGCCGCACACCTCCGGTGTGGCCGGGCGGCGGGACGTCGAGGCGGTCCGCCGGACCGTGGCCGAGGTGGTCGCCGTCATCGACGAGCGGGAGAACCGGTTCACCCAGCACGGCATCGACTCGGTGGCCAGCTACCGGCGACGCCGGGCGGCCGGGGAGTTCGCCGACGACCCGTTCGGTGACGTCTTCCTCGTGGTCGACGGCTGGAACACGCTGCGCCAGGAGTACGAGGAGCTGGAGCAGACAATCACGAACCTGGCCAACCGCGGGCTGGGTTTCGGCGTACACGTGGTGATCACGGCCGTGCGGTGGGCGGAGATCCGGATCAACATGCGGGACCTGCTCGGCACCAAGCTGGAGCTGCGGCTCGGCGACCCGGCCGAGTCGGAGATCGACCGGCGGGCCGCGCAGAACGTGCCGGTCGGCACGCCGGGCCGCGGTCTGACCCGCGACAAGCTGCACTTCCTCACCGGGATCTCGCGGATCGACGGCAAGCGCGACATCGAGGACCTCACCGAGGCGTCGGTCGCCCTGGCCGGGCACGTGGCGGCCAACTGGCCGGGCCGCCCGGCGCCGAAGGTGCGGCTGCTGCCGCGCAAGCTGGCGGTCGGCGAGCTGGCGAAGGTGGTCGACCGCTCGGCGCCGGGCATCCCGATCGGCGTCAACGAGTCGGCGCTCGCCCCGGTCTACCTGGACCTGACGACCGAGCCGCACCTGACCGTGTTCGGCGACTCCGAGTGCGGCAAGACCAACCTGCTGCGGCTGATCGCCCGGGGCATCGCCGAGCGGTACACGCCGGCCGAGGCCCGGCTGGTCATCGCCGACTACCGGCGCGGTCTGCTGGGCGCCGTCGAGGGCGACCACCTGCTCGACTACGCGCCGTCCAACCAGGTCTTCAGCCAGGGCCTCGGCTCGATCCGCAGCGCTCTGCAGAACCGGCTGCCGGGGCCGGATGTGACCACCGCCCAGTTGCGCGACCGCAGCTGGTGGAAGGGGCCGGAGCTCTACATCCTGGTGGACGACTACGACCTGGTCGCCTCGGGCGGCAACAACCCGCTCAGCGCCCTGCACGAGCTCCTGCCGCAGGCACGGGACATCGGCCTCCACCTGATCATCACCCGGCGGGTGGGCGGCGTGGCCCGGGCCCTCTACGAGCCGGTGCTGCAACGCCTCCGCGAGCTGGACTCGCCGGGCCTGCTCATGTCCGGCAGCCGCGAGGAGGGTGCGGTCTTCGGCAACCTGCGGCCGAGCCCGCAGCCGCCGGGCCGGGGCACCCTGGTCCGCCGCCGGGACGGCCAGCAGCTGATCCAGACCGCCTGGACGGAGCCCGCGTGA
- a CDS encoding YkvA family protein — protein MSREAWVLVVLAAVAALATLVGAVLLAVRVVRTRRMLGALGVGGKVAFYGALIYTILPVDVLPDPIYLDDMGVLAGALIYLGRLAAKHRAAQRGLPDRSDSPPEPGRARRPVS, from the coding sequence GTGTCCCGTGAAGCGTGGGTACTTGTCGTGCTCGCCGCCGTCGCCGCGCTGGCGACGCTGGTCGGGGCGGTGCTGCTCGCCGTCCGGGTGGTCCGCACCCGCCGCATGCTGGGCGCGCTCGGGGTCGGCGGCAAGGTCGCCTTCTACGGCGCGCTGATCTACACGATCCTGCCGGTGGACGTGCTCCCCGACCCGATCTACCTGGACGACATGGGCGTGCTGGCCGGTGCGCTGATCTACCTGGGCCGGCTGGCCGCGAAGCACCGGGCCGCGCAGCGGGGGCTGCCCGACCGGTCGGACTCCCCGCCGGAGCCGGGCCGGGCGCGCCGCCCCGTGTCATGA
- a CDS encoding WXG100 family type VII secretion target — MSEYTQRYEHVSHKELYQGVNAGDPKQIDGLSAQWTSLKGTLDDLGRDLTADLDALLKTWTGDAAREFRRRLSLVADYSGNLAEGMTGIRQGLDMMASELRTAQAKAESPEETDDNDKMLSNAGKGFLVGGLPGALIGGIVGHEQDKAEQEKAHQRMVQVVAKLAEGYDFSAYGRIVVPEPAPTELPGHSDPTDPTLRSGPSVSTPSAGPGVGSFGPAANGTATTSGVHHTAPGSGTVGGGTTGGATTGGQPGTGTPGSVGSVGTVDPTGTSLAGAGPLTVPGPTTGLAGPGLGGANPTLPAGGGGGSLYGMPGVLGTGSLAGSGGGSAGSGRVGGIGAESRSAAGTGRLASGRGVTVETEGRSTGKGGATGRPAMAGRNGVLGARGDQDDDAEGRLTWLTEDEMVWTDGEAAPPPVLGGN, encoded by the coding sequence GTGTCTGAATACACCCAGCGCTACGAGCACGTCAGCCACAAGGAGCTCTACCAGGGCGTCAACGCGGGTGACCCGAAGCAGATCGACGGTCTCAGCGCCCAGTGGACGTCGCTCAAGGGCACCCTCGACGACCTCGGCCGTGACCTGACCGCCGACCTCGACGCGCTGCTGAAGACGTGGACGGGCGACGCCGCCCGGGAGTTCCGGCGCCGGCTCAGCCTGGTCGCCGACTACTCCGGCAACCTGGCCGAGGGCATGACGGGCATCCGGCAGGGGCTCGACATGATGGCCAGCGAGCTGCGCACCGCCCAGGCCAAGGCGGAGAGCCCCGAGGAGACCGACGACAACGACAAGATGCTCTCCAACGCCGGAAAGGGCTTCCTGGTCGGTGGCCTGCCCGGCGCGCTGATCGGCGGCATCGTCGGCCACGAGCAGGACAAGGCCGAGCAGGAGAAGGCGCACCAGCGGATGGTGCAGGTCGTCGCCAAGCTGGCCGAGGGCTACGACTTTTCGGCGTACGGCCGGATCGTCGTGCCGGAGCCGGCGCCCACGGAGCTGCCGGGCCACAGCGACCCGACGGACCCGACGCTGCGCAGCGGCCCGTCGGTGAGCACGCCGTCGGCCGGGCCGGGCGTCGGCAGCTTCGGCCCCGCGGCGAACGGCACCGCGACCACCTCGGGCGTGCACCACACCGCCCCGGGCAGCGGCACGGTGGGCGGCGGCACGACGGGCGGCGCCACGACGGGCGGCCAGCCCGGCACGGGCACCCCGGGCAGCGTCGGTTCGGTCGGCACCGTCGACCCGACCGGCACCTCGCTGGCGGGCGCCGGTCCGCTGACCGTCCCCGGTCCGACGACCGGCCTGGCGGGCCCCGGGCTCGGCGGCGCCAACCCGACCCTGCCCGCCGGCGGGGGCGGCGGCTCGCTCTACGGCATGCCGGGCGTGCTCGGCACCGGGTCGCTGGCCGGCTCGGGCGGTGGCTCGGCCGGCTCCGGCCGGGTGGGCGGCATCGGCGCCGAGAGCCGGTCGGCCGCGGGCACCGGGCGCCTCGCCTCCGGGCGGGGCGTGACGGTCGAGACGGAGGGCCGCTCCACGGGCAAGGGCGGCGCCACCGGGCGGCCCGCCATGGCCGGCCGAAACGGCGTGCTGGGCGCGCGTGGCGACCAGGACGACGACGCCGAGGGCCGGCTGACCTGGCTGACCGAGGACGAGATGGTCTGGACCGACGGCGAGGCGGCCCCGCCGCCGGTGCTCGGCGGCAACTGA
- a CDS encoding type VII secretion protein EccE has product MTQVQAPPGRTATAPAVPADRPVTPADKRRRGRLGPVVVGQLVVLECAALAVWFATGGPAWLLGVVAVLALLAVVAAFARRGGRWWYEDLMLRRRLRRRRGRARGAAPAGDPRLAALAPELSVVELTERGTRLGIGQDDRGWFAAVALTGRPGTQAGSIEAAVVDRALAVLADFTGPVTQTQVVSHTLVWYPAPGSPPAAHRTVWVALRLSVADARAETVSRGGGLRGVHRTVAAGIGRLGKALNAAGLGHRVLGREELHAAVVSGAGLDLAPESPVESWTGLRGGGWTQRCLALRVRPNGSLGALVDAVTATSAPSHTVAAVVLPGGRQLPPLLRVAAMDGHAEALVKVVRDVARRSGVPARPLDGQHGPGVYATAPVGTAMGTVTVEG; this is encoded by the coding sequence ATGACCCAGGTCCAGGCGCCACCCGGTCGTACGGCCACCGCCCCCGCCGTGCCGGCGGACCGACCGGTCACCCCGGCCGACAAGCGCCGGCGCGGCCGGCTCGGCCCGGTGGTCGTCGGCCAGCTCGTGGTGCTGGAGTGTGCCGCGCTCGCCGTCTGGTTCGCCACCGGCGGCCCGGCCTGGCTGCTCGGCGTCGTCGCCGTGCTGGCGCTGCTGGCCGTGGTGGCCGCCTTCGCCCGCCGCGGCGGCCGCTGGTGGTACGAGGACCTGATGCTCCGCCGCCGGCTGCGCCGCCGCCGGGGCCGGGCCCGGGGCGCCGCCCCCGCCGGTGACCCGCGGCTGGCCGCGCTCGCCCCGGAGCTGTCCGTCGTCGAGCTGACCGAGCGCGGCACCCGGCTCGGCATCGGCCAGGACGACCGGGGCTGGTTCGCCGCGGTCGCGCTGACCGGCCGGCCCGGCACGCAGGCCGGGTCGATCGAGGCGGCCGTGGTGGACCGGGCCCTCGCGGTGCTCGCCGACTTCACCGGGCCGGTCACGCAGACCCAGGTCGTCTCGCACACCCTGGTCTGGTACCCGGCGCCCGGGTCGCCCCCGGCGGCCCACCGCACGGTGTGGGTGGCGCTGCGCCTGTCGGTCGCCGACGCCCGCGCCGAGACGGTCAGCCGGGGCGGCGGCCTGCGCGGCGTGCACCGCACGGTCGCGGCCGGCATCGGCCGGCTCGGCAAGGCCCTCAACGCGGCCGGCCTCGGCCACCGGGTGCTCGGGCGGGAGGAGTTGCACGCCGCGGTGGTCTCCGGCGCCGGCCTCGACCTGGCTCCGGAGTCCCCCGTGGAGAGCTGGACCGGGCTGCGTGGCGGCGGCTGGACGCAGCGGTGCCTGGCGCTGCGGGTCCGGCCCAACGGCTCGCTGGGCGCGCTGGTGGACGCCGTGACCGCCACCTCCGCCCCGTCGCACACGGTCGCGGCGGTCGTGCTCCCCGGGGGCCGGCAGCTCCCGCCGTTGCTGCGGGTGGCGGCCATGGACGGCCACGCCGAGGCGCTCGTGAAGGTGGTCCGGGACGTGGCCCGCCGCTCCGGCGTGCCGGCCCGCCCGCTGGACGGCCAGCACGGCCCGGGCGTCTACGCCACCGCGCCGGTGGGCACCGCCATGGGCACGGTCACGGTCGAAGGTTGA
- a CDS encoding pyridoxamine 5'-phosphate oxidase family protein: protein MAGDHRLDPHDERVARFFRERHLATLTTLRGDGTPHVVPVGVTFDADAGLARVITSGTSAKARHVAAAGPAGTPVAVCHVDGRWWLTVEGRAVLRRDPEAVAEAERRYAERYRTPRPNPQRVVIEIAVSRLLGSLPTGTD from the coding sequence ATGGCGGGCGACCACCGGTTGGATCCACACGACGAGCGGGTCGCCCGGTTCTTCCGGGAGCGGCACCTCGCCACGCTGACCACCCTGCGCGGGGACGGCACCCCGCATGTCGTGCCGGTGGGTGTCACCTTCGACGCGGACGCCGGGCTGGCCCGTGTGATCACCTCCGGCACGTCGGCCAAGGCCCGGCACGTCGCCGCGGCCGGTCCGGCGGGCACCCCCGTGGCGGTCTGCCACGTCGACGGCCGCTGGTGGTTGACCGTGGAGGGCCGGGCGGTGCTGCGCCGCGACCCGGAGGCGGTGGCCGAGGCCGAGCGGCGGTACGCCGAGCGGTATCGCACCCCGCGTCCGAATCCGCAGCGGGTGGTCATCGAGATCGCCGTGAGCCGTCTGCTCGGGAGCCTTCCCACCGGCACCGACTGA